The following are encoded together in the Lathyrus oleraceus cultivar Zhongwan6 chromosome 3, CAAS_Psat_ZW6_1.0, whole genome shotgun sequence genome:
- the LOC127130253 gene encoding uncharacterized protein LOC127130253: MPIYAKFMKDIISKKRSTDTEPIILTETCSAILEGMKIPVKKQDRGLVTIPCTIGDRKFKKALIDLGASVSLMPLSIYKKLVIGSVQDTRMTLQFVDHSVRRPYGIVEDVLVKLTRIKAKVVVMDPTTTRIRPGNQRQKGFIQELYKEGTSRQQMSKS; this comes from the exons atgccaatatatgccaagttcatgaaagacataattTCCAAGAAGCGTTCCACGGATACGGAACCGATCATCCTAACTGAAACATGCAGTGCCATTCTCGAAGgcatgaaaatcccagtgaaaaagCAAGACAGGGGATTGGTTACTATTCcatgcactattggtgatagaaaattcaagaaggctctaATTGACTTAGGAGCGAGTGTAAGCTTGATGCCACTGTCCATCTATAAGAAATTAGTCATCGGCTCtgttcaagatactcgaatgacaCTTCAGTTTGTAGATCACTCTGTGAGGCGACCCTATGgtattgtggaagatgttcttgtaaaattgacaa GAATCAAAGCCAAGGTTGTTGTGATGGATCCTactactacaagaattcgacctggaaatcagagacaaaaagg GTTTATACAGGAGCTCTACAAGGAGGGAACATCACGTCAACAAATGTCTAAGTCATGA